In one Solanum dulcamara chromosome 1, daSolDulc1.2, whole genome shotgun sequence genomic region, the following are encoded:
- the LOC129899506 gene encoding protein JINGUBANG-like — protein MDSAIDLEPPNSLSSSAPSFAIRPNNNNYHNSSFLRSISTKEPSNFSKELSYSPPRLSTSVLPSNTCPPHYNSQPSSPRLSFTLNNPSTKSVDDDHPEFHQTTYRCISSVLKKDGQILSVAVSNGLVYTGSQANVIRVWKLPEFTECDHLKTRASSMVISLQVSNDMIYAAYADSKIRVWRRTWEGVIKHVRVAIIPKVGSYVRSYISGRDKMMKHMGPISSLAINISDDILYSASLDKTVKVWRISDLKCIETIQAHNDPINAIVVGDDGVLYTASDDATVRVWRRNFCSGDRPHSLTVTLPAKCSPVKTLALTTDGGVLYGGCSDGYIHYWLKGWFSGQLQYGGALLGHTHAVMCLASMANYLVSGSADSTCRVWLREQQDCQHVCVAILQGHRGPIRCVAVFPRPVNEESEDGCTICTGSLDGVLKMWRVRRTSISDKGKSSSQNACEYFEIA, from the exons ATGGATTCAGCAATAGACCTTGAGCCTCCTAATTCACTATCTTCTTCTGCTCCATCTTTCGCCATAAgacctaataataataattatcacaaCTCCAGCTTCTTGCGAAGCATCTCAACTAAAGAACCTTCAAATTTCTCCAAAGAACTTTCCTATAGCCCACCTCGCTTAAGCACTTCAGTCCTCCCTTCCAATACATGCCCTCCCCACTACAATTCCCAGCCTTCATCTCCTCGCCTTTCATTCACACTTAACAACCCGTCAACAAAGTCAGTAGACGATGATCACCCCGAATTTCATCAAACGACTTATAGGTGCATTTCCTCCGTGCTTAAAAAGGACGGACAGATCTTGTCCGTCGCTGTATCCAACGGTCTTGTGTACACGGGATCTCAAGCGAATGTAATACGCGTGTGGAAGTTGCCAGAGTTTACTGAATGTGATCATCTTAAGACGAGGGCATCGTCCATGGTGATTTCGTTGCAAGTGTCCAATGATATGATTTATGCAGCCTATGCTGATTCTAAGATTCGAGTGTGGCGTAGGACTTGGGAAGGTGTAATCAAGCATGTACGAGTTGCAATTATTCCGAAGGTTGGGAGTTATGTCCGGAGCTATATCTCCGGAAGagataaaatg ATGAAGCATATGGGACCAATATCATCACTAGCAATTAACATATCAGATGACATCCTCTATTCAGCTTCCCTTGACAAAACAGTAAAAGTATGGCGAATTTCGGACCTCAAATGCATAGAAACAATCCAAGCTCATAATGATCCGATAAACGCCATTGTTGTTGGTGATGATGGTGTTCTTTATACTGCTTCTGATGATGCCACGGTCAGAGTATGGCGTCGTAATTTCTGTAGTGGAGATAGGCCACATTCCCTCACTGTTACCTTACCAGCAAAATGTTCACCAGTAAAGACATTAGCCTTAACAACTGATGGTGGGGTGCTTTATGGAGGGTGTAGTGATGGTTACATTCATTATTGGCTAAAAGGTTGGTTTTCAGGGCAATTGCAATATGGGGGTGCACTTCTTGGACATACACATGCTGTTATGTGCTTGGCTAGTATGGCTAATTATTTGGTCAGTGGATCAGCTGATTCAACATGTAGGGTGTGGTTAAGGGAGCAACAAGATTGTCAACATGTTTGTGTGGCCATTTTGCAAGGCCATAGAGGGCCTATTAGGTGTGTTGCCGTGTTCCCTAGACCAGTGAACGAGGAGAGTGAAGATGGTTGCACCATTTGCACAGGAAGTCTTGATGGAGTACTCAAGATGTGGCGTGTGAGACGCACCAGCATTAGCGATAAGGGCAAAAGTTCTTCACAGAATGCTTGCGAATATTTTGAGATCGCTTAA